Proteins found in one Microbacterium sp. SSM24 genomic segment:
- a CDS encoding metal-dependent hydrolase: protein MNPTSITYPSGAVTSTGTVVHVTEAGDGRTAVVLDATAFHPVDTAWPDQPADRGTLRAGGRVFEVVDAVVGASDGGELLLGPDVPVRTGTEGWTFVVAHLIEGEAPLVGADAAVDVDADHRAALSAGHTACHLASLALDTALADAWRKEVPADALGAPAFDALAISESRILPDASRDVYRIGKSLRRKGFDPAALDDLPGLAARVNARLAEWVAAGGAVHIEVEGPALADRRTWVCELPGAQARIPCGGTHLASLAELETVSVAFALTPVEGGIELVMTTTATRR, encoded by the coding sequence ATGAACCCGACGTCGATCACGTACCCCTCGGGCGCTGTGACCTCCACGGGGACGGTGGTGCACGTCACCGAGGCCGGCGATGGCCGCACGGCGGTCGTGCTGGATGCGACCGCCTTCCACCCGGTCGACACCGCGTGGCCGGATCAGCCCGCCGACCGTGGCACGCTGCGTGCGGGCGGTCGCGTGTTCGAGGTCGTGGACGCCGTCGTGGGGGCGTCGGACGGCGGCGAGCTCCTCCTCGGGCCCGACGTGCCCGTGCGCACCGGCACCGAGGGCTGGACCTTCGTCGTCGCGCACCTGATCGAGGGCGAGGCTCCGCTTGTGGGAGCGGATGCCGCGGTCGACGTCGACGCGGACCACCGCGCCGCGCTCTCGGCGGGGCACACCGCCTGCCACCTGGCCTCGCTCGCCCTCGATACCGCTCTCGCCGATGCGTGGCGCAAGGAGGTGCCGGCGGACGCGCTCGGCGCCCCGGCGTTCGATGCGCTCGCGATCTCGGAGTCCCGCATCCTCCCGGATGCCTCGCGCGACGTGTACCGGATCGGCAAGTCGCTGCGCCGGAAGGGGTTCGATCCGGCCGCGCTCGATGACCTCCCCGGTCTCGCCGCGCGGGTGAACGCCCGCCTCGCGGAGTGGGTCGCTGCGGGTGGAGCCGTGCACATCGAGGTGGAGGGCCCCGCGCTCGCCGACCGCCGCACCTGGGTGTGCGAGCTGCCGGGCGCACAGGCCCGCATCCCGTGCGGCGGAACGCACCTCGCGTCGCTCGCCGAGCTCGAGACGGTATCGGTGGCGTTCGCGCTCACTCCCGTCGAGGGCGGCATCGAGCTGGTGATGACGACGACCGCGACCCGTCGCTGA